A region from the Onychostoma macrolepis isolate SWU-2019 chromosome 18, ASM1243209v1, whole genome shotgun sequence genome encodes:
- the ano2a gene encoding anoctamin-1 isoform X4, which translates to MNMALNRSPSATENWNGAPERMRVSAGKSESSSMQSEKLRCLARDISELGQQGTASSGHDANDIAEDTEEPGPGPGGGLCFADGRRRVDYVLVYHCKRRQSQHRHSVVSNGNVPSQSPTPSRRSTKGDISEVVLEAGLATEPANELQDKIREEFERGLQEEGLEIEHDKEMRTVRFTRLHVPWSVLSREAELLKIRVPTKKTYQLKEKTGLMGIISSFWTKINQPFQPGVPEPQDPRTRVLSQPFSRDKLHLFDIKSKNSLFSNAIRGRIVYEILRRTACTQTCQTMGISSMLAKGVYDSAFPLHDGDFDSSEDKEHRNDRQMLHEEWANYGACYKYQPMDLIRKYFGEKIGLYFAWLGVYTQLLIPASALGVAVFLYGCLTVDTNVPSQEMCDERLNFTMCPLCDRVCDYWQLSSICSTARASYLFDNHATVGFAIFMSLWAAVFLEHWKRRQRCLQHSWDLTGMEDDENELRPAYEDFLLKKQEKKAKNKKKEEPDAGTDDKGREKLLSAKGGQSPLASESLSWTDRLPGYCINISSILLMVGVTFSAVSGVILYRIIVFAVMSMNPDHEAKANVRVTVTTTAVIINLLVVLVLDEIYGAIAAWITELEIPKTESTFEEHVILKAFLLKSMNAFAPVFYVAFFKGRFAGRPGDYVYVFKDFRMEECSPGGCLIEVCIQLGIIMLGKQLIQNNVFEIAIPKLKKMYRTYKEEKDGSADEEDKDSKREPQRWDLDYDLEPYEGLSPEYMEMVIQYGFVTLFVASFPLAPVFALLNNVIEIRLDAAKFVTEIRRPDAVSAKEIGIWYNILSGISKFAVITNAFVISFTSEFIPRMVFQYLYSETGTMHGYTNHTLAYFNTSNFKPGTAPHDTDFDRQLRICRYKDYRDPPWSPESYQLSKQYWSVLAARLAFVIFFQAVIIFTQFSSHRVLWAKAHL; encoded by the exons ATGAACATGGCACTGAACAGGTCGCCCTCTGCCACGG AAAATTGGAACGGGGCCCCTGAACGCATGCGTGTTTCTGCGGGGAAGAGTGAGTCCTCTTCAATGCAGAGCGAGAAACTCCGCTGTCTTGCCCGAGATATCTCTGAACTGGGCCAGCAGGGCACGGCCAGCAGCGGGCATGATGCCAATGACATTGCTGAGGACACG gagGAGCCGGGCCCTGGTCCAGGAGGAGGGCTGTGTTTTGCAGACGGCCGCAGAAGAGTGGACTATGTTCTTGTTTATCACTGCAAGAGACGTCAGTCCCAACACCGCCACTCTGTTGTCTCCAACGGTAACGTGCCGTCTCAAAGCCCCACCCCTTCCCGCAGGAGTACGAAGGGCGATATTTCGGAGGTGGTGCTGGAGGCGGGGCTTGCAACGGAACCCGCCAACGAGCTACAAGATAAAATTAGGGAGGAATTTGAAAGAGGACTTCAGGAGGAAGGCTTGGAGATTGAACATGACAAAGAg atGAGAACGGTCCGGTTTACCCGTCTCCATGTTCCCTGGTCTGTTCTCAGTCGTGAGGCAGAACTTCTTAAGATCAGAGTGCCGACTAAAAAG ACATATCAGCTGAAAGAGAAGACGGGGCTCATGGGCATAATAAGCTCGTTTTGGACGAAGATCAATCAGCCGTTCCAGCCGGGCGTCCCGGAGCCCCAAGACCCACGCACGCGTGTGCTATCCCAGCCGTTCAGCAGAGACAAGCTACACCT ATTTGATATAAAGTCGAAAAACAGCTTGTTCAGCAATGCAATACGAGGTCGAATT GTTTATGAAATTCTGAGGCGCACAGCCTGCACACAGACCTGTCAAACTATGG GTATTTCATCAATGCTAGCTAAAGGGGTTTATGATTCTGCCTTCCCTCTGCATGAT GGAGACTTTGACAGCTCAGAAGATAAAGAGCATCGCAACGACAGACAG ATGCTGCATGAGGAATGGGCCAATTATGGAGCTTGCTACAAATATCAGCCAATGGACCTTATAAG GAAGTACTTTGGCGAGAAGATTGGCCTGTATTTTGCCTGGTTGGGAGTGTACACACAACTGCTGATTCCAGCCTCGGCTTTAGGAGTCGCAGTATTCCTGTACGGCTGCCTCACCGTAGACACCAATGTGCCCAG TCAAGAGATGTGTGATGAGCGTCTTAATTTCACGATGTGTCCTCTATGTGATCGTGTGTGTGATTACTGGCAACTGAGCAGTATCTGCAGTACGGCGCGTGCCAGCTATCTGTTTGATAACCACGCCACCGTGGGCTTTGCCATCTTTATGTCCCTATGGG cggCAGTGTTTCTAGAACATTGGAAGAGGAGGCAGCGATGTTTGCAGCACAGCTGGGATCTGACAGGCATGGAAGACGATGAG AATGAGCTACGGCCAGCATATGAGGACTTTCTCCTTAAGAAACAAGAGAAGAAGGCAAAGAATAAGAAGAAGGAAGAG CCGGACGCAGGAACGGATGACAAAGGAAGAGAGAAGCTACTGTCTGCTAAAGGAGGACAGTCGCCG CTTGCCTCTGAGTCTTTGTCATGGACAGACCGGCTGCCAGGATACTGCATCAACATATCCTCTATCCTCCTTATG GTTGGGGTCACGTTCTCTGCCGTGTCTGGAGTGATTCTCTACCGCATCATTGTGTTTGCGGTTATGTCAATGAACCCTGATCACGAGGCCAAGGCTAATGTGCGTGTAACCGTGACAACCACCGCTGTCATCATCAACTTGCTGGTGGTTCTGGTGCTGGATGAGATCTACGGCGCTATAGCGGCCTGGATTACAGAgcttg AAATTCCAAAGACTGAATCGACATTTGAGGAGCATGTGATCTTGAAAGCTTTTTTGCTGAAGAGCATGAATGCATTTGCACCTGTCTTCTATGTGGCTTTCTTTAAGGGCAG GTTTGCCGGTCGTCCGGGTGACTATGTTTATGTCTTTAAGGACTTCCGCATGGAAGAg TGTTCTCCAGGTGGTTGTCTTATTGAAGTGTGTATTCAGCTGGGAATCATTATGTTGGGAAAGCAGCTCATTCAGAATAATGTGTTTGAAATTGCCATTCC AAAGCTGAAGAAGATGTATCGCACTTATAAAGAGGAGAAAGATGGATCGGCAGATGAGGAGGACAAAGATTCAAAACGAGAACCACAGCGCTGGGATTTGGACTATGATCTGGAGCCATATGAAGGATTGAGCCCAGAGTACATGGAGATGG TTATTCAGTATGGATTTGTCACACTCTTTGTGGCCTCCTTCCCGCTGGCACCAGTCTTCGCTCTGCTTAATAATGTCATTGAAATCCGACTAGATGCGGCAAAATTTGTCACTGAAATACGCAGACCTGATGCAGTCAGTGCTAAAGAGATTG GCATATGGTACAACATCTTGAGTGGAATAAGCAAGTTTGCTGTCATTACAAAT GCATTTGTGATCTCCTTTACATCTGAGTTCATTCCTCGGATGGTGTTTCAGTATTTGTACAGTGAGACAGGCACCATGCATGGTTATACCAACCACACACTGGCATATTTCAACACAAGCAACTTTAAACCTGGCACTGCCCCGCATGACACTGACTTTGACAGACAACTCCGTATTTGCAG GTACAAAGATTATCGAGATCCACCTTGGTCTCCTGAGTCTTACCAGCTTTCTAAGCAGTACTGGTCTGTGCTCGCTGCACGCCtggcttttgtcatttttttccaG